One Actinomycetota bacterium DNA window includes the following coding sequences:
- a CDS encoding thioredoxin family protein, producing MHIKLFVKDDCPKCPAAKHALDGIDDVRIFNVDDLDGLTEATFYGVLSTPSVLLLDSSGSEVFSWRGTVPDPAQLRSMLAS from the coding sequence ATGCATATAAAGTTGTTCGTGAAGGACGATTGCCCAAAGTGTCCGGCCGCCAAGCATGCGCTTGATGGGATCGACGACGTTCGAATATTTAACGTCGATGATCTCGACGGACTTACAGAGGCCACTTTTTATGGAGTTCTATCAACTCCATCAGTGCTTCTTTTAGACTCGTCGGGATCTGAGGTATTCAGCTGGCGAGGTACCGTACCCGACCCCGCGCAGCTGCGGAGCATGCTGGCCTCGTGA
- the hflX gene encoding GTPase HflX: MLVGLDSGSMEWPIAESLAELERLADTLGHEIVAVTSQKLDKPHPQTFIGSGKVEEIRKIAEESCADFVIFDDQLSPRQEANLTDKIPGRRILDRTALILNIFAIHAVSREGKIQVELAQLEYMLPRLRGMWSHLVAERLGGGRGTRFGAGESQLETDRRLARKRISVLKRELRQVAITRNTQRQSRNRSGIFRAALVGYTNAGKSSLLNSLTGSDVLAHDQLFATLDSTSRQMTLHDGQKLILTDTVGFINKLPHELVEAFKSTLDEVSEADLLLHVIDGSHHQAQAQAAAVMKVLQEIGADQIPTLNVYSKVDLLSEDALQTLRRKYPDSLFVSNVNKSGLEDLIAGISDAVNAASRKMRVLLPYTRGDLVQLAREQAHIISEEHTDSGTYLVVLVPPRLIDRFQPFLASVHSS, encoded by the coding sequence ATGCTGGTCGGCCTCGATTCCGGTAGCATGGAGTGGCCGATAGCAGAGTCTCTGGCCGAACTGGAGAGATTGGCAGACACTCTCGGGCACGAAATCGTAGCCGTAACCTCCCAAAAACTGGATAAACCGCATCCTCAGACATTCATTGGCTCAGGCAAGGTTGAGGAAATCCGCAAGATCGCCGAGGAAAGCTGTGCGGATTTCGTGATATTCGACGATCAGCTAAGTCCTCGGCAAGAGGCCAACCTCACAGATAAGATCCCTGGCAGACGAATACTCGACCGAACCGCCCTTATCCTCAACATCTTTGCGATTCACGCAGTTTCTCGTGAGGGCAAAATCCAAGTAGAACTCGCTCAGCTGGAGTACATGCTGCCGCGTTTGCGTGGCATGTGGAGTCACCTTGTCGCTGAGAGGCTCGGCGGTGGGCGAGGGACAAGATTCGGCGCCGGGGAATCACAGCTGGAAACCGACCGCCGGCTTGCAAGGAAACGAATCAGCGTATTGAAGCGAGAGCTTCGACAGGTCGCCATCACCCGAAACACGCAGCGTCAGTCAAGAAACCGAAGCGGGATATTTAGAGCCGCGCTTGTCGGATACACCAATGCCGGGAAGTCCTCGCTGCTCAACTCGCTTACCGGATCTGATGTTCTCGCCCACGACCAGCTTTTCGCGACCCTCGATTCAACCTCGAGGCAAATGACGCTACACGACGGCCAAAAACTCATTCTGACTGATACTGTCGGGTTCATCAACAAGCTTCCACATGAATTAGTGGAAGCCTTCAAGTCTACCCTGGATGAAGTCAGCGAAGCCGATCTTCTGTTACATGTGATAGATGGATCTCACCATCAGGCTCAGGCACAGGCAGCTGCTGTCATGAAAGTACTTCAAGAGATCGGCGCTGATCAAATACCAACTCTCAACGTTTATAGCAAGGTAGATCTGCTCTCTGAAGACGCCCTCCAGACATTGAGACGTAAATATCCAGATTCTCTGTTTGTCTCCAACGTAAACAAATCCGGCCTTGAGGATCTGATCGCAGGGATATCCGATGCGGTAAATGCGGCCAGCCGCAAAATGAGGGTGTTACTGCCGTATACAAGGGGAGACTTGGTACAACTTGCGCGAGAACAAGCTCATATAATCTCCGAGGAGCACACTGATAGCGGAACCTATCTAGTCGTTTTGGTACCGCCGAGACTCATCGACCGCTTTCAGCCATTCCTGGCATCGGTCCACTCTAGCTAA
- a CDS encoding anaerobic ribonucleoside-triphosphate reductase activating protein, translated as MLDWPGRISVTVFLSGCEFSCPYCHNPQLRHINDSQDCWKELFAYIHQRRRWIEGVVISGGEPTSDPNIFSLLEEFAAYSIPVKLDCNGSSPEVLYKLIVDDLISSVAMDIKVPFDRYENITSIPDTGKKVKLAAGMVIESGIAHEFRTTTFPQLLSLSDLPLIAHDLADAELYVLQQFRPHQTLDPAALLVQPYTTKELEHAAAECGKFIPTITRGA; from the coding sequence ATGCTGGACTGGCCAGGCCGCATAAGTGTCACGGTTTTTCTGTCAGGTTGCGAGTTTTCGTGCCCATACTGCCACAATCCACAACTACGACATATCAACGACAGCCAAGACTGCTGGAAAGAACTGTTCGCCTACATCCACCAAAGAAGGAGGTGGATTGAAGGCGTGGTTATAAGTGGGGGTGAGCCCACCTCTGATCCCAATATCTTTTCCCTGCTCGAAGAGTTTGCCGCATATTCAATTCCCGTAAAACTTGACTGCAACGGCTCCAGCCCTGAAGTGCTGTACAAGCTGATCGTAGATGACCTGATATCTTCTGTGGCAATGGATATAAAGGTTCCATTCGACAGGTACGAAAACATAACTTCTATCCCGGATACCGGCAAAAAGGTCAAACTGGCTGCCGGGATGGTCATTGAGAGTGGTATCGCCCACGAGTTCCGGACTACAACGTTCCCGCAGCTTTTATCTCTGAGCGATCTTCCGTTGATAGCGCACGACCTTGCAGACGCTGAACTCTATGTTTTGCAGCAATTTCGCCCCCACCAAACGCTTGACCCTGCGGCTTTGCTCGTTCAGCCCTACACTACTAAGGAGCTCGAGCACGCAGCCGCAGAGTGTGGCAAATTTATTCCGACAATTACGAGAGGGGCATGA
- the dut gene encoding dUTP diphosphatase encodes MHIKIKRLDPDLPLPGYAHPGDAGLDLYSSECVTIHPGERKLISTGIAMAIPVGYAGFVQPRSGLALKKGLGIVNTPGLIDSHYRGEIKVIAVNTDRINPIEIIKGDKIAQLVIQKVTYAELIDVDELDDTERGGKGFGSSDQ; translated from the coding sequence ATGCATATAAAGATCAAGCGACTCGACCCTGATTTGCCGTTACCGGGATATGCGCATCCAGGAGATGCAGGATTAGATCTATACTCTTCAGAGTGTGTAACCATTCATCCCGGTGAGCGAAAGCTCATATCCACAGGAATCGCAATGGCCATTCCTGTTGGTTACGCCGGTTTTGTGCAACCCCGTAGCGGTCTGGCGCTAAAAAAAGGGCTCGGTATCGTGAATACGCCGGGTCTCATCGACTCCCACTATCGCGGAGAAATCAAGGTCATCGCAGTCAATACGGATCGCATAAATCCTATTGAAATCATCAAGGGAGATAAGATTGCCCAACTTGTGATTCAAAAGGTAACTTATGCAGAGCTCATAGATGTCGATGAGCTAGATGACACCGAGCGCGGAGGTAAAGGCTTTGGCAGCTCAGATCAGTAG
- a CDS encoding SH3 domain-containing protein has translation MSVNEVIKNSKKWKTLFGVGVLLVLLLVVMGWWADFRGSPTRPDDTRAGSPTSEITTPAGEASSGDQAEGRPQLVTVIIEGLNFRTAPSSASQRIGRLSAGTELTYLGTENGWYRVRDSEGREGYVSANEEYTKIQ, from the coding sequence ATGAGCGTCAATGAAGTTATCAAAAACAGCAAAAAGTGGAAGACACTCTTTGGGGTGGGCGTACTTCTTGTTTTGCTGCTGGTTGTAATGGGCTGGTGGGCTGATTTTCGCGGATCACCAACTCGCCCGGATGACACACGGGCCGGCTCGCCCACCAGTGAGATCACGACGCCAGCAGGGGAGGCGAGCTCTGGAGATCAAGCTGAAGGCCGCCCACAGCTAGTCACCGTAATAATTGAGGGATTGAACTTCAGGACAGCCCCTTCCAGTGCAAGCCAGAGGATTGGCCGACTGTCTGCAGGCACAGAGTTGACGTATTTAGGCACCGAGAACGGATGGTACCGTGTTAGAGACTCGGAAGGCCGCGAAGGGTATGTTTCAGCCAACGAAGAGTACACCAAAATCCAGTAG
- a CDS encoding LysM peptidoglycan-binding domain-containing protein produces MSPGKKRARQIPRSCKSASLTPLETFIILAAIIGICVSAFVGMSRTNSIESLALGSGTALVRPGDTLWSMAAKYRTDNLSTAQTVEIIKHMNGIRDPLLSAGESIKVPIPDRPETLTASR; encoded by the coding sequence ATGTCACCGGGAAAAAAGCGTGCTCGACAAATACCGCGATCATGTAAATCTGCCTCACTCACGCCGTTGGAAACTTTCATCATTTTGGCTGCGATCATTGGCATCTGTGTTTCAGCATTTGTCGGCATGTCAAGGACTAACTCGATTGAATCTTTGGCGCTTGGATCAGGTACGGCTTTGGTGCGCCCGGGTGACACCCTGTGGTCTATGGCCGCAAAATATCGTACAGACAATCTTTCTACGGCTCAGACCGTTGAGATCATCAAACACATGAACGGAATCCGTGACCCGCTGCTTAGTGCTGGCGAATCAATAAAAGTGCCAATCCCTGATCGCCCAGAAACACTCACGGCATCGAGATAA
- the nrdR gene encoding transcriptional regulator NrdR codes for MRCPFCANDETKVVDSRVSESQDAIRRRRECLKCTSRFTTYERREEMPLMVAKKDGSVEPFDRGKILRGLLVATAKRNIPIERLESLIDDIEVELHNSLRYEVTARELGDVALKFLKDIDKVAYIRFASVYKSFQDLDEFYRELRDIQ; via the coding sequence ATGCGTTGCCCATTTTGCGCCAACGACGAAACCAAAGTAGTGGACTCCCGTGTCTCTGAGTCGCAGGACGCCATCAGGCGTAGACGTGAGTGCCTAAAGTGCACTTCGCGATTCACGACTTACGAGCGCCGAGAAGAGATGCCCTTGATGGTCGCAAAAAAAGATGGCTCCGTAGAGCCCTTTGATCGCGGCAAGATTCTCCGAGGGCTCCTGGTAGCGACCGCGAAACGCAATATCCCGATCGAGCGCCTTGAATCATTAATTGATGACATCGAGGTAGAGCTTCACAACTCCTTGCGATATGAGGTCACCGCAAGAGAGCTTGGCGATGTAGCCTTGAAGTTTCTCAAAGATATCGACAAGGTGGCCTACATACGCTTCGCATCGGTTTATAAGTCTTTCCAGGATCTTGACGAATTCTATCGTGAACTTAGAGACATCCAGTAA
- the lexA gene encoding transcriptional repressor LexA, translating into MSYGKDPTKRQLQILDFIRSEVHRKGFPPSVREIGQAVGLSSSSTVHAHLAALEAKGLIRRDPSKPRALEVFDYRDTQRAVDYSQVRVVPLVGQVSAGQPILAAENIEATMCLPAELADESTFLLRVRGDSMIEAGILDGDFVVVRKQETASNGEIVVALLDSEATVKRFYREANQIRLQPENSALDPIYSREVVILGKVIALFRRM; encoded by the coding sequence ATGTCGTACGGCAAGGATCCAACCAAGAGGCAACTCCAAATACTGGATTTCATTCGCTCCGAGGTTCATCGCAAAGGCTTTCCCCCATCGGTGCGCGAGATCGGTCAGGCCGTAGGACTCTCTTCATCGTCGACGGTTCACGCCCACCTGGCTGCTCTTGAGGCAAAAGGATTGATCAGGCGGGACCCCTCTAAGCCCAGGGCCTTGGAAGTGTTCGATTATCGCGACACTCAAAGGGCTGTTGACTATAGTCAGGTAAGAGTTGTTCCGCTCGTTGGTCAGGTATCCGCTGGACAACCGATACTGGCCGCGGAAAACATAGAGGCGACGATGTGCCTTCCTGCCGAGCTGGCTGACGAATCCACTTTTTTGCTGCGTGTCAGGGGCGACTCAATGATCGAGGCGGGGATTTTGGACGGTGACTTCGTAGTTGTGCGCAAGCAGGAAACTGCGTCAAATGGCGAGATTGTTGTCGCGCTGCTCGACTCTGAGGCTACCGTCAAGAGGTTCTATCGTGAGGCTAATCAAATCAGGCTGCAGCCAGAAAATTCGGCGCTCGATCCGATATACAGCCGAGAAGTTGTGATACTTGGTAAGGTCATCGCGCTTTTCCGCCGAATGTAA
- the nrdD gene encoding anaerobic ribonucleoside-triphosphate reductase, with the protein MERTISVIKPPTSEYSADPTDIALLVSTNSRQEIDLWNRSKISQSLVKEAGIPIELAEDIAEAVEARIDRTDLMTVTTAIIREMVDLELLERGMTYAHKRHSHLGIPIWDLEQIINNANKENSNTTHNPESVNLTIAETILKEFALRRVFSEDVAEAHYVGDIHLHDLGFVVRPYCGGHSLEYIKKYGLNLPNVTSVSKPARHAEVLIGHLVKMASSLQAHYAGAVGWEAINIFFAPYLTGRSDAEVYQLAQMLIFEFNQLAGARGSQVVFTDFNLYFNVPKHFADTPAIGPGGQYTGKTYKDYEPEAQRFLEAMFRVYLKGDAHGKTFVFPKPLLHISEDFFQAPGHEEFLKLACQVASKQGITYFVFDRGDEVTVSQCCRLKLKLNEDQLSQTSTPEHMRFSALQNVTINLPRVAYKAQGNDSALFLEINRLLELVARAHIQKREFIQSLVDLGASGPLGMLTQDTDGEPYLKMSELTYLAGIMGLNELVQFHTGKQLHESEDALRFGLKVVAALNLKCKELSSRHGINLVLEESPAESAGYRLAKLDMKYWPAQATSVIKGNFTSGDYYYTNSIHIAADADVDYIERIEKQSRFHPLIEAGAIVHVWLGEHEPDPGAIMSFVKKAFRQTQCAQLAFSPEFTICEDCCQTSRGLKAQCPLCGSLKVYGVTRIVGYFSKIQTWNKSKVGELYDRVRTKLEGPV; encoded by the coding sequence ATGGAACGCACAATCAGCGTCATCAAGCCGCCGACTAGCGAGTATTCGGCAGATCCTACCGACATAGCATTGCTTGTATCCACCAATTCCAGACAGGAAATTGATCTTTGGAACAGGTCAAAGATCAGCCAGTCGCTTGTAAAGGAAGCGGGCATACCGATAGAGCTCGCCGAAGATATCGCAGAGGCGGTTGAAGCAAGGATCGATCGAACTGATTTGATGACAGTCACCACCGCCATCATCAGAGAGATGGTAGACCTCGAGCTACTTGAGCGTGGTATGACATATGCCCACAAGCGGCATAGCCATCTCGGTATTCCAATATGGGATCTTGAGCAGATAATCAATAACGCCAACAAGGAGAACTCCAATACCACTCATAATCCGGAGAGCGTCAATCTCACAATCGCCGAGACCATACTCAAGGAATTCGCACTTAGAAGAGTATTCTCCGAAGATGTCGCAGAAGCACATTATGTCGGCGACATCCACCTCCACGACCTTGGCTTTGTTGTTCGACCATACTGCGGAGGTCATTCACTTGAATACATAAAGAAATACGGCCTGAACCTGCCTAACGTCACTAGCGTATCCAAGCCAGCCCGACACGCAGAGGTTCTCATCGGTCATCTGGTGAAAATGGCCAGCTCACTTCAGGCTCATTATGCAGGCGCAGTCGGCTGGGAAGCGATAAACATATTTTTCGCGCCATACCTTACCGGCCGATCCGACGCCGAGGTCTATCAACTAGCCCAGATGTTGATTTTCGAGTTCAATCAGCTCGCGGGCGCCCGCGGCAGCCAGGTAGTTTTTACAGATTTCAACCTATATTTCAACGTGCCCAAGCATTTTGCGGACACCCCGGCAATTGGTCCTGGCGGGCAGTATACTGGTAAGACTTACAAGGACTATGAACCAGAAGCTCAGCGTTTTCTGGAAGCAATGTTCCGTGTCTATCTAAAAGGAGATGCGCACGGAAAGACATTTGTGTTTCCAAAACCCTTGCTGCATATTTCTGAAGATTTCTTTCAAGCACCCGGGCACGAAGAGTTCCTCAAGCTCGCATGCCAGGTCGCGAGCAAGCAGGGGATCACTTATTTTGTATTCGACCGAGGTGACGAGGTTACTGTATCTCAATGCTGCAGACTGAAGCTGAAGCTGAATGAGGATCAACTCAGTCAAACGAGCACACCCGAACACATGCGCTTTTCCGCTCTTCAAAATGTTACGATCAATCTTCCTCGTGTCGCATACAAGGCTCAGGGTAACGATAGCGCCTTGTTTCTCGAAATTAATCGTCTGTTAGAGCTGGTCGCTCGGGCACATATCCAAAAGCGAGAGTTCATACAATCCTTAGTCGATCTTGGCGCATCGGGTCCGCTGGGTATGTTGACACAAGATACCGACGGTGAGCCTTATCTCAAGATGTCGGAGCTAACCTATCTGGCAGGAATTATGGGGCTAAATGAACTGGTTCAGTTCCATACCGGCAAGCAGCTTCATGAATCGGAGGATGCTCTCAGATTTGGGTTGAAGGTAGTTGCGGCCCTAAACCTCAAGTGCAAAGAGCTCTCCAGTCGCCACGGCATCAACCTGGTACTGGAAGAGAGTCCGGCCGAATCCGCCGGGTACAGGCTTGCCAAGCTGGATATGAAGTATTGGCCGGCTCAAGCGACCTCGGTCATCAAGGGTAACTTTACTTCCGGGGATTACTATTACACCAACTCGATACACATTGCCGCTGACGCAGATGTAGACTACATCGAGCGTATCGAAAAGCAGTCAAGATTCCATCCATTGATAGAGGCAGGGGCTATCGTTCATGTATGGCTCGGTGAACATGAACCGGACCCCGGTGCGATTATGTCTTTTGTCAAAAAAGCCTTCCGGCAAACTCAATGCGCCCAGTTGGCGTTCAGTCCTGAATTCACAATCTGCGAAGACTGCTGTCAAACCAGTCGGGGACTAAAAGCACAGTGCCCGCTTTGTGGCTCACTCAAGGTGTACGGAGTAACGCGTATCGTTGGCTATTTTTCCAAGATTCAAACATGGAACAAATCTAAAGTAGGGGAACTCTATGATCGAGTGCGAACCAAGCTTGAAGGCCCCGTGTAA
- a CDS encoding NUDIX hydrolase yields the protein MAAQISRIPRIRVAALIFLDGRIVVVRHRRKNSRYYLLPGGGVEWGETLEQALIREVAEETGLQIQVERVLLVSDTIDPNGNRHVVNVVFEAKVSKRPATMNSRDKRVEAIELITTAELTRLDLRPPVAEHLLKSLPPHGDTQRIYIGPVWIPDSDDD from the coding sequence TTGGCAGCTCAGATCAGTAGAATCCCACGGATACGAGTTGCTGCACTCATCTTCCTTGATGGTCGGATCGTAGTGGTCCGGCACCGGCGAAAAAACTCGCGCTACTACTTACTGCCCGGCGGGGGGGTTGAGTGGGGGGAGACCCTCGAGCAAGCACTAATTCGTGAAGTGGCCGAGGAAACCGGCCTCCAGATTCAGGTGGAACGAGTACTGCTCGTAAGCGACACCATCGATCCCAATGGAAATCGACACGTAGTCAATGTGGTCTTTGAGGCCAAGGTCTCCAAAAGGCCAGCCACCATGAACAGTCGCGACAAAAGAGTTGAAGCGATCGAACTGATCACAACCGCTGAACTGACCAGGCTTGATCTCAGACCGCCAGTGGCAGAGCATCTACTAAAGTCTTTGCCACCTCATGGCGACACACAGCGGATATATATAGGCCCCGTATGGATACCTGATAGCGACGATGATTGA